cttctgtctcaatCTCCTGAGGGATGGGATGACAGATTTACACCATAACGTCAGCCCTTCAGTAGCTCTTATGTGCACAGAAGAGTGAATGTTTGTGGCATTTTGTATAGTCTTACACTAAATTTGCAAATGATGACAGGACCTAAGAACACAAGTcacaccgggcatggtggtggtggggcacacctgtaaccccagcacttaggaggcagaagcaggtggatctctgtgagtttgaggccagcctcatctacagagttcaagactacacagagaaatcctttgggggtggggagggcaccTTTTGGAAGTTGATTTTCCTACCTTGGGAGTTAAGGAGATCAAACTTAGAacttagtggcaagtgcctttacccactgttTAGCCAGTCCTAAGggttttgttcgttttgttttttgttattgttgtttgttttccatagTCTAGCCTCATATTTACTGTAATTCGCCTGCTTCAACattaactgctgggattacaggtatgtgccacatctggtttaagaatttttttaaaaccagaggGAAATTTCTCAAATTTCATTTACCACAGCTGAGATTATTCCTTAATgaaaaaccactttttaaaagatctagAGATGGCCCAGCCATTTACAGCAATTATTCTTTCAGAAGATCTGGGACCTACCACttacatggcagctaacaactatgtgtaactccagttctaggggattggCTGCCTTTTAACCCCTGCAGGCCCCAGgcactcacacagcacaggcatgcatgcaggcaaaccacacataaaataaagcaaaaagaaacctttaaaaaaaaaaaatcccgtaAGTTAGCTCCTACAAAGACCTGTATCAGAAACTGCTGTAGTGCTCAGTGGTTTTTACTCTGTGTGTCTTGGAAcacaggctggcttggaattcaccaAGCAGCTGGAAATGCAGCAGGAAGTGCTGATCCTgtttctgaaacctcttgagtgctaggatttcagatATGTGCCATCAAGCTTAATTCTGAAAGTGGGATTTCTAAAATCTTATCTATTATTATGTTGCTGTGTGCACACGTATGTGCCCCTGTGTaagtgtggcggtcagaggacaactctgcagggccagccctctcctcccagctgtACGTGGGAACTGGGTCAGGTTGTCTGGCTTCTGTCAGGAGTGTCTTTACGTATTAAGTCTTCTCTGGTCTGAAAACAGGATTCCTAAACGAAGCATATGAACTAAAACCCTAAAAAGGGCTACAGATAATGTTGCCTCTTTAATCCACAAATCTCAGTTTTCCAACTGTCAGTGTTTTAAGATAGAAGTAAACACATCTCAacagctttaaatattttcatgtattttattttttaaaacacttataATTTTGCAAGCTAGCAGTAAAATACTGCCCTCAATATTTTACTAATTAGCACCGTATACCTTTTAAAGCTAACTGGAACATTGTTTCACTGTAAATGGTTGTAAAAATAAGATGTCAAATTAGTCTCAACATAAGATCATTAATTAAGTTAAATCATTATATTTTGGCTCTAGACACGTATGTGTACTTAAAAGATGAATTTAACTAAGTTAATAAATTTGCCAatctaataaaattaaagtataaaagtATCATGATTTAAAGCAATATTTAACCTCTGAAATTACTcttaaaaagtatataaagaaattgagaaatcagctataaaaacaaaaggtCACTCCTTTACTTTTTAGAAATCTCTAAATATTTGGaagaataacaaaataacttGGTGAAAAAGTCCTTTGGTGCAAAGATGAGTTAAACATATGGTTTAACACACATGACCATGCTCATGCTTTGCCTATTAACAGCCTTACCAAAAAGCCACGGAAAGGACTGGAACAAACTCACAGGGACAGCTGGAAGGCTGGAATAAAACTGCTTAGTGCTAAAAAAGACCCCAAGTCAGTAGTAGAGTTTTAAATGGAAGCCTAGACATTTAACAGCTATGTTTTAATGTTCtctttggggggctgggggggggggctttcaaaaaggaaaaaaaaaaaatcaattagtgctgggcacggtggtgcatgcctttaatcccagcactcaggaggcagaggcaggtagatcactgtgagtccaaggccagtctggtctacaaagcgagtccaggacagcgaaggctacacagagagaccctgtctcaaaaaaacaacccccccccaaattaatCATACTCAAATTTCttccacatattttaaaaaagaatattttcattctGACAAAAGCATTCTGCAGAGCTATTGCATAAAAACCCAGAGCCACAAATGACTGCTCACTAGCACGCCTGTCTTGCATACCGGTAGAATCAAGTCCAGTTTTGCCATCTGTGGATGACTATGACAAGATACAAAAGCATGTGTTTGCCATAAATAGCTCTGGCTAACAGCAAAGTGCGCACACTGAGCAGATCAGACTCTCTATAAAGAGAACACTCTGGACCACAGCCAAATCCCATTGCTAATGTTTAAGACTGCTATAGCATTTTTGTCCAATATAATTTGGAAAAAATTAAGGAACTGTAGCTGAAATGAACATTCCTAAACATCAGAATCATTATTAAACCTTTGAATGacattttacaaattattttcattatgacaagtaataaaaatatcctACTTCCATTACTCAATTATTTAGTAATGTAACTGCGAATTAATATCCTAATTTATCTAGAGAACAAATAAGATACTGGAGTATGCCAaagtgcaaaaacaaaaacaaaaacacctgatctccatattaaaacataaataaataaacgtattTATAAAAGTACCACTCTTTTAACGATTGTACACAAGtgatttttaagatatttttaaaccaAAGAAATCCAACAATCTGGAAAAAGACAAGAGTGTtatattaaagggaaaaaaaaaaaaaaatccaaataccAGTGCAGAGCTGTATCACTGCTTACCCTAAAATTTCACGTGACAATTTGCAAAATTTCCAAGGAAAACAAGGCAACATTCTGTAATATGCCACAATTTTTATTGCAACGTGGCCACTTCTGTGAGGGTGGGGAGTTTGATCTCAAAACAATGTTCCATTTAAGGCTCTTTTATACAGAAATTGCCATCATGACTGATATTCAAAATATCTGTAGTATTTCAAGACTCATACGGTAAACATAAAACTCCTACATTTATTCAGTAGTACACTCAATGGGAAACCAAAGACATCAGCACAgctatttctttgaagaaaatatgCAGGTAAGAGGAGTGAACACTGAAATACTAGGATAAATGATGACAGGTAATGAAACTTAATTggcatttttttaaagggattgaacactaaaaaaaaaaaaaaggtgcttttAACGCATTGTGTTAAATCTGTGCTGCCATGTCACACAAACAGGCTTGCCAAGGCAGGTGAGGTGTATGAATGCTCCAGCGCCTCAGAGAACTGTAATCAAGTGCAACTATAAATAATACTGAAAACAGTTTCCCATAGACCAGTGGATAACACTTTCAAGGCATTCAATTGGTTACCCTTTGTAGTACTATTCACATTGACAACCACGTCCGTTGCTGTGCTCACTGCAAGGAAGGCATGTAACCAGTTGTTTTGGCTAAAATAAGAGGGGGAAGGCATTCCTTGGGTTCTACTTAAAAGTCACCGTATTAGACAGTCTAATGGCAATCACTGACAGGCTTCttaaattcattcattcgttGTGTTGAAAGGGACCAGTGGAAAgggaataaacaaaaaaccaaaacctaatgTGATTCCAGTGGACTGAGCTGGAGAAATGAAGCCCCTTAAGATCAGATGGCACTTGGCTATTACTTTATAGTGGCTTTCCTTCGAGAGAAACTACAACACTGCCTCCCAGTTTCTCTCCCAGCGTCGAGCGGTCCTTAATATCATCCAGGCCGTTTACTTGCCACTCATGTTTAATACCtaaaaaggatgaaaagaaaaaacacataccATTAACCTTATTACAAttaagaaagtctttttttttttttctctgcacaAATCAGTCAATGTTTATAcctgtaaatttctttttaatggcatCTTTAGAGCTAGCATAAATCATCTTGCTTTTTAACGGTGCACTTTCAGGAGCCCTACGGGGGGGAGAAAATGttgaatttcaaaagaaaaacaaaggcaaacactGACTATGATAATAATAATCCTTGCATTTTCAaaagtactttttcttttgtttttacacacCAGAATATAAATACTAGGTCTTCCTTCTTAGACTCTTTTGTTTCGTATGTGGCATCGTACAAAGCATATCGGCAATCGTTCAGAGGCAGCAACTTCACAAAAGATGTGTAGGGGTCCTCTACAGTGTCACCAATGTCACCCACCAAGATCTGCTTTGCTTCCTCTACAATTATTTGTCTTTTGTCATCGCTTAAACAGAAGagaactgctttctttctttttttgatctCCTCTTGTGTAGAAGATTTTCTTACTTTCATATCATTAAAAACTTTGATGACTTCATCATTCACTGTAACTCCAGATGCCTGCAAACAGACAAAGGACGGGATTTTAGAacaagtattttgtttttaaccaaaaCCGTTCACTTCAACGTCAGTCTGGCCAGACTATTAAAAACTGCACCAAACAACGTAAGCAGTCCTAATAGATCTGCCACATTGAAGAAGATGTAACTACAATGTCTAACTCATATTCCCCATTCATCCTTCTTAAAGGGGTAAGGAGGAAAAGGCTAACGGAAGGTGGGAAGGGACAAACAGCCGTGCTTGAAATGTTTCCTATTTCACTGGGTGATGTCAGAGCTTCAGGAACAGCAGCAAAAATACCTTCTGTATTGTGTCAACTCTGCAGAccttaaaaaaaaccacacacacacactccaggatTTCAGTtgatgcttctattttttttcccctttctttctttcaagtcgTCTTAGCCACTGCTGCTTCCTCATAAGGAAAGAGAATCAAGTGTAAAATCCAACCACCCCGTGGCTAACAGCAAAACGCCCCACCGCCCACTGGCAGCCGCTTTCAAAGTCGCGGGTGCAGTGAAAAAGCTTCCTACGGGGAGAAAGCGTTTTCACAAGGGTTTCCCCACCGGCTCCACCTCCTCACAACGGTTTTACAGCCGGCCTCCTAGACCCTCACCCAAAGGCCTCACGCACCAACCTTACAGCGCgcgggttaaaaaaaaaaaaaaaaaaggcattaagcAGCGCAGGGCTGAGCGCCGCACCGGGCTGGGACCGAAGCAGCGACCCCCTCGCGCCAGGCCTGCGCCGGGCTCCCCCGCCCGAGGAATCCCGGCCGCCGCAGGCCTCGAGCCGCGGGACCGCAGCGCGGGAGCGCCCACCGCACAGGCCCCAGGCAAGGTAAGATGGCGGCCTCGCGGGGGTCCGCGCCGCGCCCAGCATCCTCCCCCGCCGGCGCGCCCACCTTACCATAGTGCCGGCGGCTgaggctgcggcggcggcggcggcggcggcggcggcggcggcggcggcggcggctcggGCTCCGGCTCGGTGGCACTGGGACGAGAAAGGAGGGGCCGGCGGCGGGCAGCAGAGAGTGCGGGGCACGCCGGGAGCTGCAGCCGGGCGGGCGGCGGGCTCGGGGGCCGCGGGGCGGGCGCGGCGGTCACGTGGTCCGGCCCCGCCCCCGACCCCCGCCCGCCAGTGTCCTCCGCCTGACCCCCGAGTTCCAGGGAGGCTAGCGGGACAGCGCAGCGGCAGCGGGAGACGTGGTGCCGGCAGGCGTGGTCGCAGCGACCTGCCGGGTCCATCGTGGGGGCCACCAGGCTCTTACTTGAGCGATTCCCAGGGCGCTGCTCCGGGGTTGGGACGTGAGGAAACGGGGTGCGGTAGAGCTCTTTGCTTAATTCACCTCCGGTTTCCAGCGAATGGGTCAGGATCGTAACATTTCGCGTCCTTCTTGGGAAGCCCCAATTTATCGTCAGTCATTTAGATCTTAATCTTCTTAGCGTGTTTGATTTGAAAAGGATCTCATTTGTAGCCTTTGCCCGCTTCTTGATTCACAGTGTAGCGGCAGATGACCTTGAACCGATCCGCCATGCCTCCATCCTGCAAGTTTAGGTTATAGGCATTGCCCCACTTTCCTGGGCTTAGGCCCCTCTTCTCACCGAAATGAGAACAAACACTATAAATATTAACTCAGTTAACTGAAGTACTAAGCAAAGGCAGAATGATACTCAGGAAtgttggctcacacctgtctggaATCCTTCGGGAAGAGGGATAGGCATAGAGACGCCAAGGCCATAGTTCCATAATGTTGTGGAGATACCTTGGGCAGAATTATATTCCAGGTAAACCCAGAATCTACTAGGGTTAAATTTCTTTTCCCCTGTAAATGGTGTGTTTTGAAGTtactagaaaaacaaatgtttacagCTGTAGAGGAAGAAAGGCCTTAAGGATTTGATTTATTAGTTATGttgaaatctgtgtgtgtgtgtgtgtgtatg
This window of the Acomys russatus chromosome 1, mAcoRus1.1, whole genome shotgun sequence genome carries:
- the Cfl2 gene encoding cofilin-2, yielding MASGVTVNDEVIKVFNDMKVRKSSTQEEIKKRKKAVLFCLSDDKRQIIVEEAKQILVGDIGDTVEDPYTSFVKLLPLNDCRYALYDATYETKESKKEDLVFIFWAPESAPLKSKMIYASSKDAIKKKFTGIKHEWQVNGLDDIKDRSTLGEKLGGSVVVSLEGKPL